In one window of Candidatus Deferrimicrobiaceae bacterium DNA:
- a CDS encoding cytochrome c — MRKMRWAVPVSAVLCLALSAAFAAEDGKALFESKCTLCHAASRALSASKDKAEWEATIARMKDKGARVTDPEAQAIASYLVKATGK, encoded by the coding sequence ATGAGAAAGATGCGATGGGCCGTACCGGTTTCAGCCGTCCTGTGCCTCGCCCTGTCCGCGGCCTTTGCGGCCGAGGACGGCAAGGCGCTGTTCGAGTCTAAGTGCACGCTGTGCCACGCCGCGAGCCGGGCGCTGTCGGCGTCCAAGGACAAGGCGGAGTGGGAAGCGACGATTGCGCGGATGAAGGACAAAGGTGCCCGGGTCACCGATCCCGAGGCGCAGGCGATCGCCAGCTACCTCGTCAAGGCGACCGGGAAGTAA
- a CDS encoding universal stress protein — protein MKILYPLPTPGSPPDALEMAIDIARAHGGKIRILSIVDTERIRSIEAGATPGAIEIAHDVVEEITARERDIAAESLKAALRRCGEAGVPTDGKMVEGDPREELVLASVDADLLVAGINAHFAFGGEDKPAGLALSLMKDRTVPVLLCASPWRAVRTLAVGCGGGERTLRAVGAMARMGLWKSGVRTVLLAVDDDSERAERKIAGPKEVLEEDGYTGLESVIAPMPKIENFLAACKREQVDAVVLGGFGEHRWNDVFGFSITGRMIREAQHHLFLFM, from the coding sequence ATGAAAATCCTCTACCCGCTGCCCACCCCGGGCTCCCCCCCCGACGCGCTCGAGATGGCCATCGACATCGCTCGCGCCCACGGGGGAAAGATCCGCATCCTGTCCATCGTCGACACCGAACGCATCCGCAGCATCGAAGCGGGGGCGACGCCGGGCGCGATCGAGATCGCCCACGACGTCGTCGAGGAGATCACCGCGCGCGAGCGGGACATCGCGGCCGAGTCTCTGAAGGCCGCGCTTCGCCGGTGCGGAGAGGCCGGCGTCCCCACCGACGGGAAGATGGTCGAGGGCGATCCGCGCGAGGAGCTCGTCCTGGCCTCGGTCGACGCAGACCTGCTGGTTGCGGGAATCAACGCCCATTTCGCTTTCGGCGGCGAGGACAAGCCCGCGGGACTCGCCCTCTCGCTCATGAAGGACCGCACCGTGCCCGTCCTGTTGTGCGCTTCACCCTGGCGGGCCGTACGGACGTTGGCCGTCGGGTGCGGCGGCGGGGAGCGGACGCTGCGGGCCGTCGGCGCGATGGCGCGGATGGGGCTCTGGAAGTCCGGGGTCCGCACCGTCCTGCTCGCGGTCGACGACGACTCCGAGCGTGCGGAGCGGAAGATCGCCGGCCCCAAGGAAGTCCTCGAGGAAGACGGTTATACCGGTCTCGAATCGGTGATCGCCCCGATGCCCAAGATCGAGAACTTTCTCGCGGCGTGCAAGCGGGAGCAGGTCGATGCCGTGGTCCTGGGCGGCTTCGGCGAGCATCGCTGGAACGACGTCTTCGGCTTTTCGATCACCGGCCGGATGATCCGCGAGGCGCAGCATCATCTCTTTCTGTTCATGTAG
- a CDS encoding (Fe-S)-binding protein encodes MPPSPPVTASLFFTCMADALYPNVAMAAATVLERFGVTVRVPPAQTCCGQPAFNSGHRKEARKMAAGFLRAFDGEGYIVTPSGSCAVMVKEMYPVLFRNEPRMLDLACAVGERVYELSQFLVDVLGVTDPKSAFKGKVTLHDSCHLLRGLGVREQPRTLLRAIPGVELVEMEQSDRCCGFGGVFSVKNPLVSCAMVDKKIERILATGAQYVASGDLGCLMNIGGAVSRSGYPVKPIHLAEILAGPPADGNAP; translated from the coding sequence ATGCCCCCTTCCCCCCCCGTCACCGCGTCGCTGTTCTTCACCTGCATGGCCGACGCCCTCTACCCGAACGTGGCGATGGCCGCCGCGACCGTACTCGAGCGGTTCGGCGTCACGGTGCGCGTGCCGCCGGCGCAGACGTGCTGCGGCCAGCCGGCCTTCAACTCCGGCCACCGGAAGGAAGCTCGGAAGATGGCAGCCGGATTCCTCCGGGCGTTCGACGGCGAGGGGTACATCGTGACCCCCTCGGGCTCGTGCGCCGTGATGGTCAAGGAGATGTACCCGGTGCTGTTCCGCAACGAGCCGCGGATGCTCGACCTCGCCTGCGCCGTCGGCGAGCGCGTCTACGAGCTGTCGCAGTTCCTCGTCGACGTCCTGGGCGTCACCGACCCGAAATCGGCTTTCAAGGGCAAGGTCACGCTCCACGACTCCTGCCATCTGCTGCGGGGGCTGGGCGTCCGCGAACAGCCCCGCACGCTGCTGCGCGCCATTCCCGGCGTCGAGCTGGTCGAGATGGAGCAAAGCGACCGCTGCTGCGGATTCGGCGGCGTCTTCTCGGTGAAGAACCCGCTCGTCTCCTGCGCGATGGTCGATAAGAAGATCGAGCGGATCCTGGCGACCGGCGCGCAGTACGTCGCCTCCGGCGACCTGGGATGCCTCATGAACATCGGGGGCGCCGTTTCCCGGTCGGGCTACCCGGTCAAGCCGATCCACCTGGCGGAGATCCTGGCCGGCCCGCCGGCCGATGGGAACGCCCCGTGA
- a CDS encoding PAS domain-containing protein, with product MNPFYDWVGRNPELVYLVYGMAFAIMGIAIWVQPHKGSRHSLAGVLWLYVAYALIHAPADFIDMWTVIHGRNEALFRVAQLLTYVSYAFLFEFGRRLLGLVGRTLPAWLMPLLFAAIAALSVPSAFPWVTSNVLVGYLVRFPGGVLSAAGFYRYYLANRTELQPLGSRRYFLGAAGATLAWAFFCGCIRANAAFFPANLLNVDTFLVQMHVPVHLFRTFFAVVMAWAVVGILRIFDQEIVARLETAREAIARQLTETEHRALADRLRSDEALRESEERYALAVRGSNDGIWDWNVRTGEMHFSERCLEMMGYAEREVEYNVDAWSSRIHPDDFDRVTAALADLTGGRNRHIDTEYRLLHKDGSYRWVQGRGTCLFDEAGQPVRIAGSLTDLTARKRLEDQLLQAQKMEAVGRLAGGVAHDFNNLLTAILGYCELLLGRLDPRNPNRHDIEEINKAGERAASLTGQLLAFSRRQMLQPRVVNLNDVVRDMDKMLQRLIGEDIELETRTQAGIPNILIDPGQLEQVLVNLAVNARDAMPDGGRLIVETSAVGVEDHAGLLESGIGMPLPAVLLSVSDTGIGMDDETREHIFEPFFTTKEKGKGTGLGLSTTYGIVQQSGGHVLVESSPGNGATFRIYLPSVTGDVGVGKIEKPAEAMPVRGELLLVVEDEEAVRRLVRESLEQAGYRVLVAADGVEGVELAKQHLGEIRLVLSDIVMPRLGGCEMADRIEEMCPGVGIVLMSGYTEESVAQQGAMGKGRGYLQKPFRPAALVRKIREAMGIVSP from the coding sequence GTGAATCCGTTCTATGATTGGGTCGGCCGAAATCCCGAGTTGGTGTACCTTGTGTACGGGATGGCGTTCGCCATCATGGGCATCGCGATCTGGGTCCAACCGCACAAGGGCAGCCGCCACTCGCTTGCCGGCGTCCTGTGGCTCTACGTCGCTTACGCGCTCATCCACGCGCCGGCCGATTTCATCGACATGTGGACCGTCATCCACGGCCGGAACGAAGCGCTCTTCCGCGTTGCGCAGCTCCTCACCTACGTCTCCTACGCCTTCCTGTTCGAATTCGGCCGCCGCCTGCTGGGACTCGTGGGGCGCACGCTGCCGGCCTGGCTGATGCCGCTGCTCTTCGCGGCGATCGCCGCCTTATCCGTCCCGTCGGCGTTTCCCTGGGTCACTTCGAATGTCCTCGTCGGCTACCTGGTCCGCTTCCCGGGCGGGGTGCTGTCGGCGGCCGGCTTCTACCGCTATTACCTGGCGAATCGCACGGAACTCCAACCGCTCGGCAGCCGTAGGTATTTCCTGGGCGCGGCCGGCGCAACGTTGGCCTGGGCTTTCTTCTGCGGCTGCATCCGGGCCAATGCGGCTTTTTTCCCAGCGAACCTGCTGAATGTCGATACTTTTCTGGTTCAGATGCACGTGCCCGTCCACCTGTTCCGCACGTTTTTTGCCGTCGTCATGGCCTGGGCCGTGGTGGGCATCCTGCGGATCTTCGACCAGGAGATCGTCGCCCGGCTGGAGACGGCCCGGGAGGCGATCGCTCGGCAACTCACCGAGACCGAGCACCGCGCACTGGCCGACCGCCTGCGGTCCGACGAGGCGCTACGCGAAAGTGAAGAGCGTTATGCGCTGGCGGTTCGTGGTTCGAACGACGGCATCTGGGACTGGAACGTCCGCACGGGCGAGATGCATTTCTCCGAGCGTTGCCTCGAGATGATGGGGTACGCCGAGCGCGAGGTCGAATACAACGTCGATGCGTGGTCGAGCCGGATCCACCCCGACGATTTCGACCGCGTCACCGCGGCGCTGGCCGACCTGACGGGCGGCCGTAACCGTCACATCGACACCGAGTATCGCCTGTTGCACAAGGACGGCAGTTACCGCTGGGTCCAGGGGCGGGGGACCTGCCTGTTCGACGAGGCGGGGCAACCGGTCCGTATCGCCGGATCGCTGACCGACCTGACCGCGCGCAAGCGACTTGAGGATCAGCTTCTCCAGGCCCAGAAGATGGAGGCGGTCGGACGATTGGCCGGCGGCGTCGCCCACGATTTCAACAACCTGCTGACGGCGATCCTCGGTTATTGCGAGCTTCTGCTCGGCCGCCTCGACCCGCGCAACCCGAACCGGCACGATATCGAGGAGATCAACAAGGCGGGCGAGCGCGCCGCGTCGCTGACCGGGCAGCTCCTGGCCTTCAGCCGCAGGCAGATGCTCCAGCCCAGGGTGGTCAACCTGAACGACGTCGTGCGCGACATGGACAAGATGCTCCAGCGGCTGATCGGGGAGGATATCGAGCTCGAGACGCGCACGCAGGCCGGCATCCCGAACATCCTGATCGATCCGGGTCAGCTGGAGCAGGTGCTCGTGAACCTGGCGGTCAATGCGCGCGACGCGATGCCCGACGGGGGGCGCCTCATCGTCGAGACCTCGGCCGTGGGCGTCGAGGACCATGCCGGCCTGCTGGAATCCGGTATCGGGATGCCGCTCCCCGCCGTGCTCCTCAGCGTGTCCGACACCGGGATCGGCATGGACGACGAGACCCGCGAGCACATCTTCGAACCCTTCTTCACGACCAAGGAAAAGGGAAAAGGAACCGGGCTGGGGCTGTCGACGACCTACGGGATCGTCCAGCAGAGCGGAGGGCACGTCCTCGTCGAGAGCTCACCCGGGAACGGGGCGACCTTCCGGATCTACCTGCCTTCGGTCACGGGGGACGTCGGCGTCGGAAAAATCGAGAAACCGGCCGAGGCGATGCCCGTCCGTGGTGAGCTGCTGCTTGTCGTCGAGGACGAGGAAGCGGTCCGCCGGCTGGTGCGCGAATCGCTCGAGCAGGCCGGGTACCGGGTACTCGTGGCGGCGGACGGCGTCGAGGGGGTCGAGCTCGCGAAGCAGCACCTCGGAGAGATCCGCCTCGTCCTGTCCGATATCGTGATGCCGCGGCTGGGCGGCTGCGAGATGGCCGACCGGATCGAGGAGATGTGCCCGGGCGTCGGGATCGTGCTGATGTCGGGCTACACCGAGGAGTCGGTCGCGCAGCAGGGGGCGATGGGAAAGGGGCGGGGGTATCTCCAGAAGCCGTTCCGGCCCGCGGCGCTGGTCCGGAAGATCCGCGAGGCGATGGGGATCGTGTCGCCCTAG
- a CDS encoding LutB/LldF family L-lactate oxidation iron-sulfur protein has translation MIPRCHDFTRNVARALSNRNLQSAISRTTDRFLSHRDAAVRSFPGDFEAAREAASQLKLSVLRDLDVHLSRFIEEAERRGASVHVAHDAAEAREIAVRIAQEEGVKLAVKSKSMATEEIALNEALESAGVEAVETDLGEYIIQLAHEAPSHLIAPAVHKTREEVSQLFVDRLGEPYTEEIPELVAIARRHLRDKFLSAGMGISGANFLVAETGSIAIVSNEANARMVTTLPRVHLAVASIEKVIPKLSDLPAMLRLLTRSATGQPISSYVSVLTGVRRPGDLEGPSKLHILLVDNGRSAILKGKYREILKCLRCGACLNICPVYQTIGGHAYGWVYPGPMGSVLSPLLLGLREASALPDASTLCGACADVCPVKIPLPDLLLELRGDARAQGHRTPGEVAGMKGFAAMMGRAGLLEAFERIAGVVSQLLCKDGKIPWLPFGLSGWTDRRDFPAPAVQPFRKLWKIKRGIAPWNR, from the coding sequence GTGATCCCGCGCTGCCACGATTTCACCCGCAACGTCGCCCGCGCACTGTCGAACCGGAATCTCCAGTCCGCCATCTCCCGAACGACCGACCGCTTCCTGTCGCACCGCGACGCGGCCGTCCGGTCGTTCCCGGGCGATTTCGAGGCGGCGCGCGAGGCGGCCTCGCAGCTGAAGCTTTCGGTCCTGCGCGATCTCGACGTCCACCTGTCGCGCTTCATCGAAGAAGCCGAGCGGCGGGGAGCATCGGTCCACGTCGCGCACGACGCCGCCGAGGCGCGCGAGATCGCCGTCCGGATCGCGCAGGAAGAAGGGGTCAAGCTCGCCGTCAAGTCCAAGTCGATGGCCACCGAGGAGATCGCGCTCAACGAGGCGCTCGAATCGGCCGGCGTCGAGGCGGTCGAGACCGACCTGGGCGAATACATCATCCAGCTCGCGCACGAGGCGCCCTCGCACCTGATCGCACCCGCCGTCCACAAGACGCGCGAGGAAGTGTCGCAATTGTTCGTCGACAGGTTGGGGGAACCGTATACAGAGGAAATCCCCGAGCTGGTCGCGATCGCCCGCAGGCATCTTCGCGACAAGTTCCTCTCGGCCGGGATGGGCATCAGCGGCGCCAACTTTCTCGTGGCCGAGACCGGGTCGATCGCGATCGTCTCCAACGAAGCCAATGCCCGGATGGTCACGACGCTGCCGCGCGTTCACCTCGCGGTCGCCTCGATCGAGAAGGTGATCCCGAAGCTTTCCGACCTGCCGGCGATGCTGCGGCTGCTGACGCGCAGCGCAACCGGGCAGCCGATCTCCTCGTACGTCTCCGTGTTGACCGGCGTCCGCCGCCCCGGCGACCTCGAGGGGCCCTCGAAGCTGCACATCCTGCTGGTCGACAACGGCCGCAGCGCGATCCTGAAAGGCAAGTACCGCGAAATCCTCAAGTGCCTCCGATGCGGCGCCTGCCTCAACATCTGCCCGGTCTACCAGACCATCGGCGGGCACGCTTACGGATGGGTCTACCCCGGCCCGATGGGCTCGGTACTGTCGCCGCTGCTGCTGGGGCTCCGGGAAGCATCGGCGCTGCCCGACGCCAGCACGCTGTGCGGCGCCTGCGCCGACGTCTGTCCCGTCAAGATTCCGCTGCCCGACCTGCTGCTCGAGCTGCGCGGCGACGCGCGGGCGCAGGGGCACCGGACGCCGGGCGAGGTGGCCGGGATGAAGGGATTCGCCGCGATGATGGGACGAGCAGGCCTCCTCGAGGCATTCGAGCGGATCGCCGGGGTCGTGTCGCAGCTCCTGTGCAAGGACGGGAAGATCCCATGGCTGCCGTTCGGGCTGTCGGGCTGGACCGACCGGCGCGACTTTCCCGCGCCCGCCGTTCAACCGTTCCGGAAGCTCTGGAAGATCAAGCGGGGGATCGCGCCGTGGAACCGCTAG
- a CDS encoding ammonium transporter codes for MKRITRKAATIFLCLAMLSMFAGSLFTSFAEDNAAAKTADNAAPAAAAAPAAAAPAPAAAEPKPDPSGVNTGGVGDIIGGSAGAPTDNDLKLMGKTEPLAAKVADTVGHNRIAINTVWTLVCGFLVMFMQAGFAMAETGFTRAKNAGHTMAMNFMVYGLGMLGFWLTGFAIQMGGAGPFATLGGGGTMNSEFVVHLFGKEFGLFGTKGFCLGGGAYDASIFTMFLFQMVFMDTTATIPTGSMAERWNFKSFVPYAFLVGGLIYPLYGNWVWGGGWLSKLGSNFGLGHGHVDFAGSSVVHLTGGVLAFVGAKILGPRIGKYAKDGTPQAIPGHHIPMAVVGCFILAFGWFGFNAGSTLAGTDLRIGVVAVNTMLAGGASSFSAMLYMWLRYGKPDISMMANGLLAGLVAITAPCAFVNSMAAVFIGLVAGILVCWAIFFVERTLKVDDPVGAIAVHGFNGAWGVLSLGLFADGMYGDGWNGVAGTVKGLFYGDPGQFLAQVIGTATNLIYVGAIGYVVFKVLDLTIGLRVSEEAELEGCDQSEVAVVAYPDFNLRNMPR; via the coding sequence ATGAAACGCATAACGAGAAAGGCAGCCACGATATTCCTGTGCCTGGCGATGCTTTCGATGTTCGCCGGCTCCCTCTTTACGTCCTTTGCGGAAGACAACGCCGCGGCGAAGACGGCCGACAACGCGGCGCCTGCCGCCGCGGCGGCTCCGGCAGCGGCCGCACCTGCCCCCGCGGCGGCCGAGCCAAAGCCCGACCCCTCCGGCGTAAACACCGGCGGCGTCGGCGACATCATCGGCGGCTCTGCGGGCGCGCCGACCGACAACGATCTCAAGCTGATGGGCAAGACCGAGCCGCTGGCCGCCAAGGTCGCCGATACGGTCGGCCACAACCGGATCGCCATAAACACCGTCTGGACGCTCGTCTGCGGCTTCCTCGTCATGTTCATGCAGGCGGGCTTCGCGATGGCGGAAACCGGCTTCACCCGCGCCAAGAACGCCGGCCACACCATGGCGATGAACTTCATGGTCTACGGACTGGGCATGCTCGGCTTCTGGCTCACCGGCTTCGCGATCCAGATGGGCGGCGCGGGCCCCTTCGCCACGCTGGGCGGCGGTGGCACGATGAACAGCGAATTCGTCGTCCACCTGTTCGGCAAGGAGTTCGGCCTGTTCGGCACGAAGGGCTTCTGCCTCGGCGGCGGCGCCTATGACGCATCGATCTTCACGATGTTCCTCTTCCAGATGGTGTTCATGGATACCACCGCGACGATCCCGACCGGCTCGATGGCCGAGCGGTGGAACTTCAAGTCGTTCGTCCCGTATGCCTTCCTGGTCGGCGGTCTCATCTACCCGCTGTACGGCAACTGGGTGTGGGGCGGCGGCTGGCTGTCCAAGCTCGGCAGCAACTTCGGCCTGGGCCACGGCCATGTCGACTTCGCCGGCTCCTCGGTCGTCCACCTGACCGGCGGCGTCCTCGCCTTCGTCGGCGCCAAGATCCTCGGGCCGCGCATCGGCAAGTATGCCAAGGACGGCACCCCGCAGGCGATTCCCGGCCACCACATCCCGATGGCGGTCGTCGGCTGCTTCATCCTCGCGTTCGGCTGGTTCGGCTTCAACGCCGGCTCCACCCTGGCCGGCACCGATTTGCGCATCGGCGTGGTCGCCGTCAACACGATGCTGGCGGGCGGCGCCTCCTCCTTCTCGGCCATGCTCTACATGTGGCTGCGTTACGGCAAGCCCGACATCAGCATGATGGCCAACGGTCTTCTCGCGGGTCTCGTCGCGATCACGGCGCCGTGCGCCTTCGTCAACTCGATGGCGGCCGTCTTCATCGGCCTCGTCGCCGGCATTCTGGTCTGCTGGGCGATCTTCTTCGTCGAGCGGACGCTCAAGGTCGACGATCCGGTCGGCGCGATCGCGGTCCACGGCTTCAACGGCGCCTGGGGCGTCCTCTCGCTCGGCCTTTTCGCCGACGGGATGTACGGCGACGGATGGAACGGCGTCGCGGGCACGGTCAAGGGGCTCTTCTACGGCGATCCCGGACAGTTCCTCGCCCAGGTCATCGGGACGGCGACCAACCTGATCTACGTCGGCGCCATCGGCTACGTCGTATTCAAGGTGCTCGACCTGACGATCGGCCTGCGCGTCTCCGAAGAAGCCGAGCTTGAAGGCTGCGACCAGAGCGAAGTGGCGGTCGTCGCCTACCCCGACTTCAACCTCCGGAACATGCCCCGGTAA
- a CDS encoding P-II family nitrogen regulator, whose product MKKVEAIIKPFKVDDVKKALNDIGITGMTVSEVKGFGRQKGHTEIYRGAEYVVDFIPKIKIEVAVPADTVPAVVERIVTAARTGKIGDGKIFVYDIEDVVRIRTGERGKEAL is encoded by the coding sequence ATGAAAAAAGTGGAAGCCATCATCAAGCCGTTCAAGGTCGACGACGTCAAGAAGGCGCTCAACGACATCGGTATCACGGGCATGACCGTGTCCGAGGTCAAGGGCTTCGGCCGGCAGAAGGGACACACCGAAATCTACCGCGGTGCGGAATACGTGGTCGACTTCATCCCGAAGATCAAGATCGAGGTCGCGGTCCCGGCGGACACGGTCCCGGCCGTGGTCGAGCGGATCGTCACCGCCGCCCGCACCGGCAAGATCGGAGACGGCAAGATCTTCGTCTACGATATCGAGGACGTCGTCCGGATCCGCACCGGCGAGCGCGGCAAGGAAGCGCTCTAG
- a CDS encoding tRNA (adenine-N1)-methyltransferase — translation MSVRNPKGPMRAGEDVIIVDPKGEEKMLVLVPGKVHGTHKGNLQHDDIIGKPDAGRAWTQMGAEYRYFRPTYIQYVMNQKRHAQIIYPKDTGPILLWADIFPGATVVEAGIGWGALSVKLLEAIGPGGKLVTYEIREDFAESGAKTVARFLGDCPNHTVKVGDIYQGIAEREVDRIVLDLPEPWHVVPHAAEALVPGGIMLVYLPSTVQIKQFADAVVAHGGFTDPDTFEVIHRPWHVKGLSVRPVQWMFSHSAFLVSCRKLS, via the coding sequence GTGAGCGTCCGCAACCCGAAAGGCCCGATGCGTGCCGGCGAAGACGTGATCATCGTCGATCCGAAGGGCGAGGAAAAAATGCTGGTGCTCGTCCCGGGCAAGGTCCACGGGACGCACAAGGGGAACCTTCAGCACGACGATATCATCGGGAAGCCCGACGCCGGCCGGGCCTGGACCCAGATGGGCGCCGAGTACCGCTATTTCCGCCCCACCTACATCCAATACGTCATGAACCAGAAGCGGCACGCGCAGATCATCTACCCGAAGGACACCGGGCCGATCCTTTTGTGGGCCGACATCTTCCCCGGCGCCACGGTGGTCGAGGCGGGCATCGGCTGGGGCGCGTTGTCCGTCAAGCTGCTCGAGGCGATCGGGCCCGGCGGCAAGCTGGTCACTTACGAAATCCGGGAGGATTTTGCGGAGAGCGGCGCGAAGACCGTCGCGCGGTTCCTGGGGGACTGCCCGAACCACACCGTCAAGGTGGGCGACATCTACCAGGGGATCGCCGAGCGGGAAGTCGACCGGATCGTCCTCGACCTGCCCGAGCCGTGGCACGTCGTGCCGCACGCGGCGGAAGCGCTCGTTCCCGGCGGAATCATGCTCGTCTACCTGCCCTCCACGGTCCAGATCAAGCAGTTCGCCGATGCGGTCGTGGCGCACGGCGGCTTCACCGACCCCGACACCTTCGAGGTGATCCACCGGCCCTGGCACGTCAAGGGGCTGTCCGTGCGTCCCGTCCAGTGGATGTTCTCCCACTCCGCATTCCTGGTGAGCTGCCGAAAGCTGTCCTGA
- a CDS encoding sodium:proton antiporter, which produces MTESASHALGLSLPLWSVLPFAGFLLSLAVVPLLASEFWSRHYNKVAAAFGLPVAAAFLFFGPHELLTTALDYASFIILLGSLFTISGGILVRGAFRATPAVNAAFLLCGSLLSNVLGTTGASMLLLRPLLRANAHRKRRAHVVVFFIFTVANIGGALTPIGDPPLFLGFLKGVPFFWPLRALWPVWLFTLGTVVGVFLLVDRRIRKTDGAAADAGGEKTPIKIDGTVNFLLLAPVIGAVFLPAPYREAAMAGAAGLSMWLTPRAVREENGFTWHPIREVAILFATIFATMIPALLLLQARGGALGVSQPWQLFWASGSLSSFLDNAPTYLTFFSLAQGMGNGSGVAGVSPALLAAISAGAVFMGANSYIGNAPNFMVKAIAEESGVRMPSFFGYMAWSCAILIPTFILVTLIFF; this is translated from the coding sequence TTGACCGAATCCGCCTCCCACGCCCTAGGCCTGTCGCTGCCGCTCTGGTCCGTGCTGCCGTTCGCGGGCTTCCTGCTGTCGCTTGCCGTCGTCCCGCTTCTCGCGTCCGAATTCTGGTCGCGGCACTACAACAAGGTCGCGGCCGCCTTCGGCCTGCCCGTCGCCGCGGCATTCCTTTTCTTCGGGCCGCACGAGCTGCTGACGACCGCGCTCGACTACGCCTCGTTCATCATCCTCCTGGGCTCCCTGTTCACGATCTCGGGCGGCATCCTGGTTCGCGGGGCATTTCGCGCGACTCCGGCCGTCAACGCCGCGTTCCTGCTCTGCGGTAGCCTCCTCTCGAACGTGCTGGGGACCACCGGCGCCTCGATGCTGCTGCTCCGGCCGCTCCTGAGGGCCAACGCCCACCGGAAGCGACGTGCCCACGTCGTCGTCTTCTTCATCTTCACCGTGGCGAACATCGGCGGTGCGCTGACGCCGATCGGCGATCCCCCCCTGTTCCTCGGCTTCCTCAAGGGAGTCCCGTTCTTCTGGCCCCTGCGGGCGCTCTGGCCTGTCTGGCTGTTCACGCTCGGGACGGTCGTCGGCGTTTTCCTTCTCGTCGACCGGCGGATCCGGAAAACTGACGGCGCGGCGGCAGATGCCGGTGGGGAAAAGACCCCGATCAAGATCGACGGAACGGTCAACTTCCTGCTGCTGGCGCCTGTGATCGGCGCGGTCTTCCTGCCGGCCCCTTATCGGGAGGCCGCGATGGCGGGCGCCGCCGGGCTGTCGATGTGGCTCACCCCGCGCGCCGTACGCGAAGAAAACGGCTTCACGTGGCACCCGATCCGGGAGGTGGCGATCCTGTTCGCCACCATCTTCGCGACGATGATCCCCGCCCTGCTGCTCTTGCAGGCACGCGGCGGCGCGTTGGGCGTCTCGCAACCCTGGCAGCTCTTCTGGGCTTCAGGGTCGTTGTCGAGCTTCCTCGACAACGCGCCGACCTACCTCACCTTCTTCTCGCTCGCCCAGGGCATGGGGAACGGCTCCGGCGTTGCGGGTGTCTCCCCCGCGCTCCTCGCCGCGATCAGCGCCGGAGCGGTCTTCATGGGCGCCAACAGCTACATCGGAAACGCCCCCAACTTCATGGTCAAGGCCATCGCCGAGGAATCCGGCGTCCGGATGCCCTCGTTCTTCGGCTACATGGCGTGGTCGTGCGCAATCCTCATTCCCACGTTCATCCTGGTGACGCTGATCTTCTTCTGA
- a CDS encoding LUD domain-containing protein has translation MEPLGRKDALLRRLRVALHGHDEARPAPPAPELREARPATPAERAARFSGALRAAAGTVLSGSAYAVLPALGEALRGAGVSALLVPEGDPAARALADALLPLGPFRLASTSELLHGKSPVTAGIQSAEFAIAESGTVVQTGRQGRTLLPGLVTDVHVSLVSPDILVDRMEDVLATLAADPPRTIAFITGPSRTGDIEQTLTLGAHGPRALIAVLAEADYFPVALTR, from the coding sequence GTGGAACCGCTAGGCCGCAAGGATGCGCTGCTGCGCCGGCTGCGCGTCGCCCTGCACGGTCACGACGAAGCGCGCCCGGCCCCGCCCGCTCCGGAACTGCGCGAGGCAAGGCCCGCGACGCCCGCCGAGCGCGCGGCCCGCTTCTCGGGCGCGCTCCGCGCCGCCGCGGGCACGGTCCTGTCCGGATCCGCCTACGCCGTGCTACCGGCGCTCGGCGAAGCGCTCCGGGGCGCCGGTGTCAGCGCGCTGCTCGTGCCCGAAGGCGACCCCGCCGCGCGCGCGCTGGCCGATGCGCTGCTGCCGCTGGGCCCGTTCCGGCTGGCGTCGACCTCCGAGTTGCTGCACGGGAAGTCGCCGGTCACCGCCGGGATCCAGTCGGCCGAATTCGCGATCGCCGAGAGCGGCACCGTCGTCCAGACCGGCCGCCAGGGCCGGACGCTCTTGCCCGGGCTCGTCACCGACGTTCACGTCTCGCTCGTATCGCCCGATATTCTCGTCGACCGGATGGAGGACGTTTTGGCGACGCTCGCCGCCGACCCGCCCCGCACGATCGCGTTCATCACCGGGCCCAGCCGCACCGGCGACATCGAGCAGACACTCACCCTGGGTGCGCACGGGCCTAGGGCGCTGATCGCGGTCCTCGCCGAAGCGGATTACTTCCCGGTCGCCTTGACGAGGTAG
- a CDS encoding cytochrome c: MKPNKRIALSLIAAVSVATLVACSKQEAPKTEAPAAPAAAPAVAPAAPAATAAAPAEPKALFEQKCSICHTVERATSRKETREAWVALVKKMQAKQPGSISDDDATRIVDFLTAEHGKK, translated from the coding sequence GTGAAGCCCAACAAGCGTATTGCCCTGTCGTTGATCGCCGCCGTCTCCGTCGCTACCCTGGTCGCCTGCTCCAAGCAGGAAGCGCCCAAGACCGAGGCGCCCGCCGCGCCTGCCGCCGCCCCGGCCGTCGCGCCTGCCGCCCCGGCCGCTACGGCTGCCGCGCCCGCGGAGCCCAAGGCGCTCTTCGAGCAGAAGTGCTCCATCTGCCACACGGTCGAACGCGCGACCTCCCGCAAGGAAACGCGCGAGGCATGGGTCGCTCTCGTCAAGAAGATGCAGGCCAAGCAGCCCGGGTCGATCAGCGACGACGACGCCACCAGGATCGTCGACTTCCTGACCGCAGAACACGGCAAGAAGTAG